The genomic window CAACTGTTTTATGATCAATGCTTGTTGGGCTTCATTCTGATTTTTAATCAGTTTAAATCGGTGGGCAATAGCTATACTAAAGATCAATAATTCAAATGAATTACCTATTTGAATACTAAATTTGTAGAATAAATTATTTTCAATGGTTGCATTTAGAGTTGTAATTAAATGTATAATTAAACCAGTTAGAAAACATCCGAAGCCTACCAAAAATATCCAACTTGAAGGTTGTTTTTTGTATACAGAATATAAACCACATATTAGAATAAGAATAAAGGTATAAATTCCTAATAGATGAGAAATAACATTACTAAATACAGGAGATACTACATTCACAAGGATTGGAACAAACAGGAAAATAATTAATACATTAATTAGCTTATTTAATAGTTTTGATGTGTATTGAATGTTTAAAAAATTTTTTGAAAATAAGACTATACTCCATCCAAAACAACTAGAAGCAATGACTTCTAAAGTTACTTTAAAATGAGGAAATTGGATACCGGCAAAAATGATATCATAAAAACCAAAATTGCCCATTAAAGCAATTAGATTGCTTAACAAATAAAATAAATACCATTTGTAGAACCTTTCTGTAATTATGAAAGAAAGAGAAAGGTTAAACAAAAGCATTATGAGGATTAGACCAAAAAAGAAGGCAACAAGAACATTAGTTGCTTGTCTCCTTTTTTCAATATTTTTTTTTGTAGAGATTTTTACGTGAAAATTTTCTGGAAATATTAGACTGTTATCAGTTATGTATGATTTTACAATAATCTTTATCTTAGTTTTTGGAGGAATTTTTAGAGGTAAATATTGTTGTTGATAGAATGGGAAGGATTTTTTTTCGTAGTCAATTAAAGTTCCAGTTAGTAATATATTTTTTTGATCGACTATTCTTCCTTCAACATATTGCCAATTGTCAAAATTAATCAGGAGTTCTTCCTCATTGAAACTATTTTCTATGAGAAATTGAATGTAATAAACTGCTCCTACTCTTGGTGTAATTACAAAAGAAGGATCAAAAGGTTTTAAATGATCAGAAACTTCATCTATTGTAACATCAATTTCGCTAACAAAAATTTTAGAAGGTTGGATTTCCTTGTATACTAGTTGATGTTGAGCAAAGACTTTAGAAGTTAGTAAAATAAAGAATAGTACTTTAAATAATCGGAGCATAGTGGTCTTTGAGAAAAAAAATACTATACAATTAAAACGGCTACAAATGAAATTCCAAAGTCTATCTACTTTTTATTTGTAATATCATCAAAAAATCACCCTTTTTAGGTATAGGGATTCTTTCTGTAATTGTTACTAATGTTTATTTAATATTTTGTGTAACTAATTAGTTATGAGTGTTATAAAATGTAAAAACATTGATTTGGATCACATTAATCGCTTATTTAAGGGAAACTAATTATTCTCATGCTTACAAATTCTATAATCTTTCAACAATCGAAGACATTTATAAATCTATCTGAAATTCATACAGATGCTGAGCTACATATTTGGGCATTATATTTTGACTTTCAAAATTTAGTAAATAATAATGATGACCTACCGGATATACATGTTTTTCTTACTTCAAGTTTTCGAAATGACTTTTTAGTCAGCATAGAACGGAATGAATATATAGTGAATGATCCTCGATTACTAAAAGCCGAATTAAAAACTACGCAGTGGGAGTATTTAATTGACAAATTAGATTCTTATTCTCAATTAAAAACAGAGGAAAAAACTAGATTATTTAAAGTATTAATAAGGCTATGTTTTTATTCCCTTATTCTTGAACTTTCGAACTCAGATAAAAATTGTACTGATGATAACTTTAATTATGAAATACTTTTAGCGAAGTATATGCTGAATATGGAAGAAGAACATTCATTCAGTATAAAAGAACTAATTGAATATGCCTTAAACATTAAAGGCCCCTCAGAAATTAAAGTAAAACTATGGTATTTGGTCTGTCAGTATTATGTAAAAATGGATCATCAATTAGAAAAATTACAACATTATATCAAGTTGTATGAAATTTCTGTTGTTGAACTAGAAGGCACACTAAGTAAAAATAAATCCTTGGAGTTGAATAGTCGTTTTCATAGAATGAATGCTTTTGTTCCTCAATTGAATGAAGACATGGAAGGTATGTCAGTTCAAATGAATTTGTGTGAAAACTTGGCCTTAAAAATTCGATGTAATAATTCTACAGAAGAAGTCCTCAAAAGATCTATTTTATTTCCAATTTTTGAAAGCAGAGTTAAAGAATATTTAATTCGAAATGACTTAGACAGAAGTATTGTTTTTGCAGAAAAACTAATTGATCTCCAACCCAATTCTGGAGTTGGACACATGTTATTAGGCCAACTGTATGCTGAAAAGGAGCAATATACATTATCTAAAAATGCTTATTTAAAATCTGCTCGATTATCACCTTTAACTGCTGAAATAGCCTATTTTATGGCAGGGCAATGTGCCCAACAGCTCAATGAATACGAAGAAGCGATTACCTATTATACTACTTCTTTAACTTTTGATCCAGAAGGATATGCGAACTATGAATGTTTAATAGAATTGTCCAAAGAAATAGAGGATTCGGCTCTAGAACATTGGGCAGAAGAAGCTTTGAAAGCTTTAGAGGTTGAAGAAGAAAAAGAAGAAAAAACATTACCCTATCAGGAGGCAATGTTTAAAGAATAAAAAAGAAGGAAAATCCTTCTCCTCTTAGGAGTTAATTTTTAAATCTAAATTTTAACAATGATGAAAAAGTTCAAATCAAAAAGTAAA from Flammeovirga yaeyamensis includes these protein-coding regions:
- a CDS encoding tetratricopeptide repeat protein, with amino-acid sequence MLTNSIIFQQSKTFINLSEIHTDAELHIWALYFDFQNLVNNNDDLPDIHVFLTSSFRNDFLVSIERNEYIVNDPRLLKAELKTTQWEYLIDKLDSYSQLKTEEKTRLFKVLIRLCFYSLILELSNSDKNCTDDNFNYEILLAKYMLNMEEEHSFSIKELIEYALNIKGPSEIKVKLWYLVCQYYVKMDHQLEKLQHYIKLYEISVVELEGTLSKNKSLELNSRFHRMNAFVPQLNEDMEGMSVQMNLCENLALKIRCNNSTEEVLKRSILFPIFESRVKEYLIRNDLDRSIVFAEKLIDLQPNSGVGHMLLGQLYAEKEQYTLSKNAYLKSARLSPLTAEIAYFMAGQCAQQLNEYEEAITYYTTSLTFDPEGYANYECLIELSKEIEDSALEHWAEEALKALEVEEEKEEKTLPYQEAMFKE
- a CDS encoding 7TM diverse intracellular signaling domain-containing protein, whose translation is MLRLFKVLFFILLTSKVFAQHQLVYKEIQPSKIFVSEIDVTIDEVSDHLKPFDPSFVITPRVGAVYYIQFLIENSFNEEELLINFDNWQYVEGRIVDQKNILLTGTLIDYEKKSFPFYQQQYLPLKIPPKTKIKIIVKSYITDNSLIFPENFHVKISTKKNIEKRRQATNVLVAFFFGLILIMLLFNLSLSFIITERFYKWYLFYLLSNLIALMGNFGFYDIIFAGIQFPHFKVTLEVIASSCFGWSIVLFSKNFLNIQYTSKLLNKLINVLIIFLFVPILVNVVSPVFSNVISHLLGIYTFILILICGLYSVYKKQPSSWIFLVGFGCFLTGLIIHLITTLNATIENNLFYKFSIQIGNSFELLIFSIAIAHRFKLIKNQNEAQQALIIKQLQENEELQQKINSDLERLVEVRTHDLEVEKEALFVANQQITNSIEYAKQLQEAVLPKPVELQQLFKDIYIYYQPKDIVSGDFYWAKSNERYTYFAICDCTGHGVPGALMSMLSSTILDHIVLKNNQYQPHKVLNELSLKIDQSLNHGGKTFDSRNDGLDIGFCCIDHSTNELHFSGAFISLWILRDKNVIEIKGDRHPIGFSHVKKDFFNETSIKLEENDRLFCFTDGIIDQFGGKYNKKYTKKKLRNLICNLSDASLEVQCKVIKSEINIWKGDKEQTDDILFAGFQYI